A genomic region of Dunckerocampus dactyliophorus isolate RoL2022-P2 chromosome 10, RoL_Ddac_1.1, whole genome shotgun sequence contains the following coding sequences:
- the prdx6 gene encoding peroxiredoxin-6 isoform X1: MITSSTSSTTVRLQPWGKHECTPRCILDAAASDAQWGILFSHPKDFTPVCTTELAFAASISDKFTMRKVKMIALSVDSVEDHNVWIKDVMALNNSSAALPFPIIADSGRKLATLLGMMDPDETDREGNPVTARCVFVIGPDKKLKLSCLYPATTGRNFDELLRVIDSLQLTAQKKVATPVHWRPGDKVMVLPNIADDEVTKLFPNGVSTKEVPSRKKYLRYTQL, translated from the exons ATGATAACTTCATCTACCTCGTCCACCACAGTTAGACTGCAGCCCTGGGGGAAACACG aatgcaccCCAAGATGCATTTTGGATGCAGCTGCTTCAGATGCTCA ATGGGGCATCCTGTTCTCCCACCCGAAGGACTTCACACCCGTCTGCACAACTGAGCTGGCCTTCGCCGCCAGCATCAGCGACAAGTTCACCATGCGCAAAGTGAAAATGATCGCCTTATCTGTGGACAGTGTGGAGGATCACAACGTCTGGATCaag GACGTGATGGCATTGAACAACTCCTCTGCTGCTCTGCCCTTCCCCATCATTGCAGACAGCGGCAGGAAGTTGGCCACCTTGCTGGGCATGATGGATCCCGACGAGACGGACCGGGAAGGCAATCCGGTCACTGCTCGCTGT GTGTTTGTGATCGGGCCTGATAAGAAACTGAAGCTGTCCTGCCTCTATCCTGCCACCACTGGGAGGAACTTCGACGAGCTGCTGCGAGTTATTGACTCCCTGCAGCTGACTGCGCAGAAGAAGGTGGCCACTCCTGTCCACTGGAGG CCTGGGGACAAAGTCATGGTCCTTCCAAACATTGCGGACGATGAAGTGACTAAGCTCTTCCCTAATGGCGTGAGCACTAAAGAGGTGCCTTCCAGGAAGAAATACCTGCGCTACACTCAACTctga
- the prdx6 gene encoding peroxiredoxin-6 isoform X2 encodes MPIPRSAGLTSTTSWATQCTPRCILDAAASDAQWGILFSHPKDFTPVCTTELAFAASISDKFTMRKVKMIALSVDSVEDHNVWIKDVMALNNSSAALPFPIIADSGRKLATLLGMMDPDETDREGNPVTARCVFVIGPDKKLKLSCLYPATTGRNFDELLRVIDSLQLTAQKKVATPVHWRPGDKVMVLPNIADDEVTKLFPNGVSTKEVPSRKKYLRYTQL; translated from the exons aatgcaccCCAAGATGCATTTTGGATGCAGCTGCTTCAGATGCTCA ATGGGGCATCCTGTTCTCCCACCCGAAGGACTTCACACCCGTCTGCACAACTGAGCTGGCCTTCGCCGCCAGCATCAGCGACAAGTTCACCATGCGCAAAGTGAAAATGATCGCCTTATCTGTGGACAGTGTGGAGGATCACAACGTCTGGATCaag GACGTGATGGCATTGAACAACTCCTCTGCTGCTCTGCCCTTCCCCATCATTGCAGACAGCGGCAGGAAGTTGGCCACCTTGCTGGGCATGATGGATCCCGACGAGACGGACCGGGAAGGCAATCCGGTCACTGCTCGCTGT GTGTTTGTGATCGGGCCTGATAAGAAACTGAAGCTGTCCTGCCTCTATCCTGCCACCACTGGGAGGAACTTCGACGAGCTGCTGCGAGTTATTGACTCCCTGCAGCTGACTGCGCAGAAGAAGGTGGCCACTCCTGTCCACTGGAGG CCTGGGGACAAAGTCATGGTCCTTCCAAACATTGCGGACGATGAAGTGACTAAGCTCTTCCCTAATGGCGTGAGCACTAAAGAGGTGCCTTCCAGGAAGAAATACCTGCGCTACACTCAACTctga